One part of the Rothia sp. ZJ932 genome encodes these proteins:
- a CDS encoding MBL fold metallo-hydrolase gives MKLTKYTHSCVRLENEGKVLVLDPGGFSEVETALDGADYIFVTHVHPDHFDVERVAAFIEKNKQVPVYAPQAVLDALVEKVEDAQVYLADAKETILLEGFELKTFGGQHALIHPLIKTIDNVGVLVNDNVFHPGDSFTVPHGIQSKTLLAPIHAPWNKMSEVIDFVISVGASTVYPIHDSLLADSGRNLIETQVTNLTADYGVSYKHLDTGDTVEL, from the coding sequence ATGAAACTCACTAAATACACCCATTCATGTGTTCGCCTTGAAAATGAGGGCAAGGTACTGGTACTTGATCCCGGTGGCTTTTCTGAGGTTGAGACGGCGCTCGATGGCGCCGATTACATCTTTGTTACCCACGTTCACCCTGATCATTTCGATGTTGAGCGTGTTGCCGCTTTCATCGAGAAGAATAAGCAGGTTCCCGTCTATGCTCCGCAGGCTGTTCTGGACGCGCTGGTCGAGAAGGTTGAGGATGCTCAGGTGTACCTTGCAGACGCTAAAGAAACCATCTTACTGGAGGGCTTTGAACTGAAAACCTTTGGTGGTCAGCACGCGCTCATTCATCCCCTCATTAAGACCATCGACAATGTGGGTGTGTTGGTGAACGATAACGTGTTCCACCCGGGCGACTCTTTCACGGTGCCTCACGGTATCCAATCGAAAACTTTGCTGGCTCCGATTCATGCCCCCTGGAACAAGATGAGCGAGGTCATTGACTTTGTGATTTCCGTGGGTGCCTCCACTGTTTACCCGATTCACGATTCTCTCCTGGCAGATTCGGGGCGCAACTTGATTGAAACCCAGGTAACTAACCTGACCGCTGATTACGGAGTGAGCTACAAACACCTCGATACCGGCGACACTGTAGAACTTTAA
- a CDS encoding hemolysin family protein, translating into MNDWLALSLLVVLLVGNAFFVGAEFAIMSTRRSQIEPLADAGNKRAKTALYAIENVSLMLATCQLGITVCSLLILNVSEPALKHLMAGPLEAVGIPYQVVSILSFAVALIIVTYLHVIFGEMIPKNAAVSLAAQGVALLFAPPLVLLSRIFKPVIALLNWIADHTLKLMKIEPKAEVSSTFTLDELQNIVAQSTAEGTVADETGVLSGALEFSSKKVEEIMVPREAVVTLNFPCTPHDVERSCAQTGYSRFVLQDSADETFMGYIHVKDTLNFSGDRAEENIPWSRLRPLASLRPEMEIDEALAVMQRNQAHLSHVVSKTGQSLGVLFLEDILEQLVGEIKDTTQDHIRRREAAAHRAP; encoded by the coding sequence ATGAACGACTGGTTAGCGCTTTCACTGCTGGTAGTTCTACTGGTGGGCAACGCCTTCTTCGTGGGTGCTGAGTTCGCGATTATGTCAACGCGCCGTTCGCAGATTGAACCGCTGGCGGACGCCGGTAACAAGCGGGCAAAAACAGCCCTTTACGCTATCGAAAACGTTTCTCTGATGCTGGCAACCTGTCAGCTGGGTATTACTGTCTGCTCGCTGTTGATTCTGAACGTTTCAGAACCCGCGCTGAAGCACCTGATGGCGGGTCCGCTTGAAGCTGTTGGTATTCCCTACCAAGTGGTATCAATTCTTAGCTTCGCGGTCGCTCTGATTATAGTGACCTACCTGCACGTGATTTTTGGTGAAATGATCCCCAAGAACGCAGCGGTATCGCTGGCAGCCCAGGGCGTTGCCCTGCTGTTCGCACCTCCGCTGGTACTACTCTCACGCATCTTCAAACCCGTGATTGCCCTCTTGAACTGGATTGCAGATCACACCCTCAAACTCATGAAGATTGAGCCTAAAGCTGAGGTCTCATCGACCTTCACCTTGGACGAGCTACAGAACATTGTGGCTCAATCTACGGCGGAGGGCACTGTGGCTGATGAAACCGGCGTGCTTTCGGGCGCTCTGGAATTTAGCTCAAAAAAGGTAGAAGAAATCATGGTGCCCCGAGAGGCAGTTGTTACCCTTAATTTCCCCTGTACACCCCACGACGTTGAGCGTTCCTGCGCGCAAACCGGTTACTCCCGCTTTGTTCTTCAAGACTCAGCCGATGAAACCTTCATGGGGTACATTCACGTGAAAGACACCCTGAACTTTTCAGGTGATCGCGCCGAGGAGAATATTCCCTGGTCGCGTTTGCGTCCGCTCGCTAGCCTGCGTCCTGAAATGGAAATTGACGAGGCGCTGGCAGTCATGCAGCGTAACCAAGCGCATCTTTCACACGTTGTCTCAAAGACCGGTCAAAGTCTTGGCGTGCTCTTTCTTGAGGACATCTTGGAGCAGCTGGTTGGTGAAATTAAGGACACCACCCAGGATCATATTCGCAGACGTGAAGCGGCAGCCCACCGTGCGCCCTAG
- a CDS encoding metal ABC transporter permease, with the protein MTALIPAVALQELFSRVFVFERYGELLDLLSTSIWAGAVLGLIGGFAGTFVMMRDHSFAVHGIAEMSFAGAALFLLVGYDVVTGSLVGSIVAALLIGALGVRRSESNSVIGALMPFGLGLGILFLSLYQGRSANKFSLLTGQIVSVDASQLTEMILGAVIVIAVLLAVWRPLTFASLDPEVARAKGVPMGLLSMIFMVVLGIAVALSVQVVGALLVLSLLVTPSAAAQQITASPLNVLIFSVIFAEISIVGGIMLALAGTLPISPYVTSISFAIYLVCRVIGRYKRRHSASGRALPAV; encoded by the coding sequence ATGACAGCGCTGATTCCTGCTGTGGCCCTCCAAGAGCTTTTTTCTCGCGTTTTCGTGTTTGAACGCTACGGTGAGCTTTTAGATTTACTCTCTACCTCTATTTGGGCGGGCGCTGTTCTGGGGCTTATTGGTGGTTTCGCTGGCACCTTCGTGATGATGCGAGATCACTCCTTTGCAGTACACGGCATTGCTGAAATGTCTTTTGCTGGCGCGGCCCTGTTTTTGCTGGTTGGCTACGATGTCGTTACTGGCTCGCTGGTTGGCTCCATTGTTGCCGCGCTGCTGATTGGTGCGTTGGGCGTCCGCCGTTCAGAATCTAACTCCGTTATTGGTGCGCTCATGCCTTTTGGTCTGGGGCTGGGTATTCTTTTTCTGTCGCTGTATCAAGGACGCAGCGCCAACAAGTTCTCTTTGCTGACCGGTCAGATTGTATCGGTAGATGCTTCTCAGCTCACCGAAATGATTCTCGGTGCAGTTATTGTGATTGCTGTGCTACTGGCTGTCTGGCGTCCATTGACCTTCGCTTCGCTTGATCCCGAGGTGGCACGCGCCAAGGGGGTGCCGATGGGTCTGCTCTCCATGATTTTTATGGTGGTGCTGGGCATTGCGGTTGCTCTATCAGTGCAGGTGGTGGGCGCTCTGTTAGTGCTTTCTTTGCTCGTCACCCCTTCGGCAGCGGCACAGCAAATCACCGCGTCCCCTCTGAATGTCCTCATCTTTTCGGTGATATTTGCGGAAATCTCAATAGTGGGCGGCATTATGTTGGCGTTGGCTGGCACTTTACCTATCAGCCCCTACGTTACGTCCATATCGTTCGCGATTTACCTAGTGTGCAGAGTGATCGGTAGGTATAAACGTCGCCATAGCGCATCCGGTAGAGCGCTGCCCGCAGTCTAA
- a CDS encoding hemolysin family protein, protein MEWILLVVGLLLILGTGFFVAMEFALVALDQSAVQQEIEKGDYKGKAVLQCLKTLSTQLSSCQLGITITTLLTGYTLDIALQSMAVGTISSWGLSESVARVLTLVFSMGLATALSMIMGELIPKNMAIAISYPTARALAPYHLLFTKMMGPLVRSMNGAANKILNLFGLEAKEELSSARTPEELSSMVRRSADQGTLDSDTARFVDKTLSFAELTAVDVMTSRRQIQMLEDTAPVSDVIELARTTGHSRFPLYREDQDNVVGVVHLKKAVAVPEDIRPTLEAGALMEDVLRVPETVHLDSLLMQLREGALQLAIVLDEYGGTAGMTTLEDLVEEIVGEVSDEHDTGNTEELALKLGSGDWIFSGLRRPDEVNEYIEPLTVMENPAFETMGGFMMHALRRVPEEGDTVPVDGGILRVEKMEQRRVDRLRFIPQATENTEITEGSVRA, encoded by the coding sequence GTGGAATGGATTCTCCTCGTTGTAGGTTTGCTGCTGATTCTCGGCACAGGCTTCTTCGTCGCCATGGAATTCGCGCTTGTAGCCCTTGACCAGTCAGCTGTTCAACAAGAAATCGAGAAGGGCGATTATAAAGGTAAAGCTGTTTTACAGTGCCTCAAGACTCTCTCAACCCAGCTTTCTTCGTGTCAGTTGGGCATCACGATTACAACCTTGCTCACCGGTTATACCCTTGATATTGCCTTGCAGTCGATGGCGGTTGGCACCATTTCAAGCTGGGGCTTATCAGAGTCGGTGGCTCGTGTTCTCACCTTAGTCTTCTCTATGGGTCTGGCTACCGCGCTTTCCATGATTATGGGTGAGTTGATTCCCAAGAACATGGCAATCGCCATCTCATACCCGACTGCTCGCGCGCTGGCGCCCTACCATCTTCTTTTCACCAAGATGATGGGCCCTTTGGTGCGCAGTATGAACGGTGCCGCGAATAAGATTCTCAACCTCTTTGGTCTTGAAGCTAAAGAAGAACTTTCGAGCGCACGTACCCCCGAAGAGCTTTCTTCGATGGTGCGTCGTTCAGCTGACCAGGGAACTCTCGATTCAGACACCGCTCGCTTTGTTGATAAAACCCTTTCCTTTGCTGAACTCACCGCAGTGGATGTCATGACATCGCGTCGTCAGATTCAAATGCTTGAAGACACTGCCCCTGTATCAGATGTCATTGAGCTGGCGCGTACCACCGGTCACTCACGTTTTCCTCTCTACCGTGAGGATCAAGATAACGTGGTTGGCGTAGTACACCTCAAGAAGGCTGTGGCTGTTCCCGAAGACATTAGACCCACTCTTGAGGCAGGGGCGCTCATGGAAGACGTACTGCGTGTTCCTGAGACCGTTCACCTTGATTCACTGCTCATGCAACTGCGTGAAGGCGCCTTGCAGCTTGCCATCGTCCTTGACGAGTACGGTGGCACAGCGGGTATGACCACCCTCGAAGATTTGGTAGAAGAAATTGTGGGTGAAGTATCTGATGAACACGACACCGGTAACACCGAAGAACTCGCTCTGAAACTCGGTAGCGGCGACTGGATTTTCTCAGGTTTGCGCCGTCCCGATGAGGTGAATGAATACATCGAACCGCTCACCGTCATGGAAAACCCTGCCTTTGAAACAATGGGCGGTTTTATGATGCATGCCCTCAGACGAGTCCCCGAAGAGGGCGATACCGTACCCGTTGACGGTGGCATCCTGCGCGTTGAAAAGATGGAACAACGACGCGTTGACCGACTGCGTTTCATTCCGCAAGCAACCGAGAATACTGAAATCACTGAGGGGAGCGTGCGCGCATGA
- a CDS encoding metal ABC transporter solute-binding protein, Zn/Mn family yields the protein MSVQRKLSLLSLATLALAGCSANDENASSSPDETLDIVATTDVYADVARAVVGDTEGVEVTSIIASTSQDPHSYEATSNDRLTVKDAEVVVLNGGGYDTFMEEMAGTDNTEQAVVNAVKVSGFVSGDEYAELLEGHQHGHDHAKEEHSHDHEDEAHNHAKKGHHHSEDAHDHHDHGSFNEHVWYHFDTMGKVALALADQLAQVDTENGKTYRENAESFVTEMKQLAVNTEGLNLKGKSFVSSEPVPNYMLTSAGMEDKTPADYVEAVEAESDVAPLTLQEIKDEITDGDIHLLAYNEQTETNQTGEIRAAAENANVPTVSFTETLPEGKNYVEWMKENLDNLKSAVA from the coding sequence ATGTCAGTTCAACGTAAACTCTCGCTTCTTTCCCTCGCCACCCTAGCTCTTGCAGGCTGCTCTGCAAACGACGAAAATGCCTCCTCATCACCCGATGAAACGCTCGATATCGTAGCGACTACCGACGTGTACGCGGACGTCGCACGGGCGGTCGTTGGTGATACCGAGGGCGTGGAAGTCACCTCAATCATCGCCTCCACCAGCCAAGACCCCCACTCCTACGAAGCAACGTCTAACGACCGTCTAACGGTCAAGGACGCCGAGGTGGTAGTGCTCAACGGCGGCGGTTACGACACTTTCATGGAAGAGATGGCAGGCACCGATAATACCGAGCAAGCTGTGGTGAACGCGGTTAAGGTCTCAGGTTTCGTCTCTGGCGATGAATACGCAGAGCTGCTCGAAGGTCACCAGCACGGTCACGACCATGCTAAGGAAGAACACAGTCACGACCACGAGGATGAGGCACACAACCACGCCAAGAAAGGGCACCACCACAGCGAGGACGCCCACGACCACCATGACCACGGCTCATTCAACGAGCACGTGTGGTACCACTTCGATACCATGGGCAAGGTAGCGCTTGCGCTTGCTGATCAGCTTGCTCAGGTTGATACCGAGAACGGAAAGACTTACCGCGAAAACGCTGAATCCTTCGTGACAGAGATGAAGCAGCTAGCGGTAAATACCGAAGGCTTGAACCTCAAGGGCAAAAGCTTCGTATCATCAGAACCGGTGCCCAACTACATGCTCACCTCAGCCGGTATGGAAGACAAGACCCCCGCTGACTACGTAGAGGCGGTTGAGGCAGAATCTGATGTAGCTCCCCTCACCTTGCAAGAAATTAAGGACGAGATTACCGACGGCGATATTCACTTGCTCGCCTACAACGAGCAGACCGAAACCAACCAGACCGGTGAAATCCGAGCAGCAGCAGAAAACGCTAACGTCCCCACCGTTTCATTCACCGAAACCCTGCCCGAAGGCAAAAACTATGTAGAGTGGATGAAAGAAAACCTGGACAACCTGAAAAGTGCAGTAGCGTAA
- a CDS encoding metal ABC transporter ATP-binding protein → MTIISKPTASVEINGGGLSFGQRKLWDELNLIIEQGEYFAVLGPNGSGKSTFLKVVLGLTPMSSGVIKVLGRPAQAGHPGVGYIPQQKTLGGVTLRARDLVGLGLDGHKWGIRLNTRKHRALVDQLLESVGASDYANVPVGLLSGGEQQRLRIAQALANDPQIVLADEALLSLDLHHQYAVSELIHRYNKDRAATVIFVTHEINPIIDHVDRVLYLANGRFTVGAVDQVMTSEVLSDLYQTPVEVIRSNGRYIVVGGDSHTEHCSTPDIAPHVLPKGASR, encoded by the coding sequence ATGACGATTATTAGTAAGCCTACCGCCTCCGTTGAAATCAACGGGGGCGGGCTTTCTTTTGGGCAGCGTAAACTGTGGGATGAACTCAACCTGATTATTGAACAGGGGGAGTACTTCGCGGTGCTCGGACCTAACGGCTCCGGCAAATCCACCTTCCTTAAAGTAGTCTTGGGTCTCACACCCATGAGTTCGGGCGTTATCAAGGTGTTGGGACGCCCCGCTCAAGCTGGGCACCCCGGCGTAGGCTATATTCCCCAGCAGAAGACCCTGGGTGGGGTCACCCTGCGTGCCAGAGATCTGGTGGGGTTAGGGCTAGACGGTCATAAGTGGGGCATTCGCCTCAACACCCGCAAGCACCGAGCTCTTGTCGATCAACTACTAGAATCCGTGGGTGCTAGTGACTACGCAAACGTCCCCGTAGGGCTTCTTTCGGGTGGCGAACAGCAGCGCCTGCGCATCGCCCAAGCGCTCGCTAACGACCCTCAGATTGTATTAGCTGATGAGGCATTACTGTCACTGGATTTGCACCATCAATATGCGGTGTCTGAGCTGATTCATCGCTATAACAAAGACCGTGCTGCCACGGTTATTTTCGTCACCCACGAGATTAATCCCATCATTGATCACGTTGATCGCGTGCTGTACCTTGCCAATGGACGCTTCACGGTGGGTGCGGTAGATCAGGTGATGACCAGCGAAGTGCTCAGCGATCTTTACCAAACTCCTGTTGAGGTTATTCGTTCCAACGGGCGCTATATCGTTGTTGGTGGCGACTCCCACACAGAACACTGTTCCACACCTGATATCGCACCGCACGTTCTACCTAAGGGGGCTTCACGATGA
- a CDS encoding HIT family protein, translated as MSTIFTKIIEGELPGRFVWKDDEVVVFLTIEPLAHGHVLVVPRAEIEHWVDMPLELSARVFEVAHTVGKAINTVWQPAKVGVEIVGLDVPHVHVHVFPAKSIQTFNFAHAEKNPDAVAMDESAQKIRDALRAAGHGEFVPES; from the coding sequence ATGTCTACTATTTTCACCAAGATTATTGAGGGTGAGTTGCCCGGACGGTTTGTGTGGAAAGACGATGAAGTTGTTGTCTTTTTGACTATTGAGCCCCTGGCTCATGGGCACGTGCTGGTGGTACCTCGCGCTGAGATTGAGCACTGGGTTGATATGCCCTTAGAGCTTTCAGCCCGCGTTTTTGAGGTCGCTCACACCGTAGGCAAGGCGATTAATACCGTCTGGCAGCCCGCTAAGGTTGGCGTTGAGATTGTTGGTTTGGATGTACCGCACGTTCATGTGCATGTGTTCCCGGCCAAGAGCATTCAGACCTTCAACTTCGCTCATGCTGAGAAGAACCCCGACGCTGTTGCCATGGATGAATCGGCGCAGAAAATCCGTGACGCCCTGCGCGCAGCGGGCCACGGGGAATTCGTGCCTGAAAGCTAA
- a CDS encoding Fur family transcriptional regulator, with the protein MTQAPKPEVRNTKQRRIVTATLADLDDFMSAQELHQLMLSRNETVSLATIYRLLQSMAANNEVDVIRTEDGESVYRRCQAEHHHHHLMCRSCGKAVELEAPDVEQWAHSMAEKFGFTDINHTVEISGLCAECSHG; encoded by the coding sequence ATGACACAAGCGCCTAAGCCTGAAGTTCGCAACACCAAGCAGCGACGCATTGTGACGGCTACTTTGGCTGACCTTGACGATTTTATGAGCGCCCAGGAGCTGCACCAGCTCATGCTCTCACGTAATGAAACAGTATCATTGGCAACCATTTACAGGCTCCTGCAATCTATGGCTGCCAATAATGAGGTTGATGTGATTCGCACCGAGGACGGCGAGTCTGTTTACCGCCGTTGCCAGGCTGAGCACCATCATCACCATCTCATGTGCCGCTCTTGCGGTAAGGCGGTTGAGCTTGAGGCACCCGATGTTGAGCAGTGGGCTCACAGCATGGCTGAAAAGTTCGGTTTTACTGATATCAACCACACCGTTGAAATCAGCGGTTTGTGCGCCGAGTGTTCCCACGGCTAA